In Mucinivorans hirudinis, the DNA window TTACAGGAGTTTACGCTTTTGGATATGGGTGTGGAGGGTGCAATTATCGACCCCGATAATGAGCTTGCTCCGCCCGTACCGATGAGCCAAGTGAAACTCTCGCACATTGTTGTCGATAAATTCGAGCGACTAATATATGAGTTCGATTTGTTGAACGAACGGCAACTCTTTGTCGAACTTTTGGAGAGTAAAATTGCTGATGGCAGCGAAAAGTTACCGCGCATTATCGACAGAAAAGGGACAACGCCCGAGCAGTTTCCTGCCGAGCAGCAAAAGGAGGATATTTTCGGCGAGGCGATGAGCGACTTCAACGAGTTCGCCGGAGATGATAGCTACGATGACCAATAACAGACGACTAATCGTAATATACGGGGCAACGGGCGTGGGCAAGACGGCACTAAGCATCGCTCTTGCCCAGAGGCTTGCTGCCCCGATTATTTCGTGCGATTCGCGACAGGTTTTTCGGGAAATGCGCATCGGGACAGCTGTCCCCTGTGAGAGTGAGCTTGCCGCCGCTGAGCACCATTTCATACAGGACCGTTCGGTGAGGGATGGTTTTTCGGCAGGGGAGTTCGAGAGTGAGGCACTTGCGCTATTGGATGAGTTGTTCAAGGTCAATGAAAATGTGATATTGGCGGGTGGTTCGAATCTATATATTAATGCTCTACTCTGTGGTTTCGATGCACTGCCCGGCGATGAGGGGATTCGTCGAATGCTCAACCAAAAGTATAAAGCAGAGTTGGTTGATATGCTCCAAGAGTTAGACCCCGACTATCATAAGATTGTTGATTTGAACAACACGGCACGGGTTAAGCGTGCACTGGAGGTCTGTTTGGCGAGTGGGCAAAAGTATTCTCAGCTAAGGACGGGTAGGGCGAAAAAACGCAACTTTTCGGTCTATAAAATTGGGGTTTTTCGCACTCGCGAGGAGCTGTATGAGAGGATAAACCGTCGAGTGGATATTATGGTCGGCGAGGGTTTGGAAGAGGAGGCACGCTCCGTGTTGCCCTATCGCGCATTACCCGCACTCCAAACGGTGGGCTACCGCGAGTTTTTTGAGTTTTTTGATGGACACATCTCCCGCGAGCAGGCAATCGAGTTAATCAAGCAGAAGACTCGCAACTATGCAAAGCGACAACTCACTTGGCTGCGGGCGGAGAAGATGGATTACGAACTGAACCTATCAACCGACGAACAAATCAACATCGAAGAGATAATCTGCCACCTCTCCCAACCACTCCACACCTCCCACCAACAGCAATGAAAATCATAATAATAGGTCCGGCACACCCATACAGGGGCGGGATTGCAAAGTTTAACGAGGTTCTTGCCGAGAATTTTTCGAGAGCAGGAAATGATGTATTGATCCTAAATTTCACGATGCAGTACCCCTCATTCCTCTTTCCCGGCAAGACCCAATATACGGACACGGCAGCTCCGGCACTCAATATCAGGCGAGTGATAAGCTCGGTGAATCCCTTTTCGTGGCTTGGGGCAAGGCGAATGCTTCGCCGCGAAAAGCCCGATTTGGTGGTTGTGCGCTACTGGATGCCATTTTTTGCGCCCGCTCTTGGTAGCATTGTTCGCGGCGCGGAGTGTCCGGTCATAGCTCTCACGGACAACATCATACCTCACGAAAAACATTTTTATGACACACCTTGCACCAAATACTTTTTGGGTGGTGTAGATGGGGTAATCTATATGTCATCGGAGGTAGGGCGTACACTCGAACATTTTAATTACAAAGGTGTTAGTGCTTTTTCACCTCATCCGCTCTATGATACCTATGGCGAAAGTGTACCTCGCGAAGAGGCACTCGAAAAATTAAACCTTGACCCCACCAAGCGATATGCCCTCTTTTTCGGATTCATTCGCGACTATAAAGGGCTGGATTTGTTGTTGGAAGCATTTAATAAATTAAATAACAAAGATTTAAGACTGATTGTGGCGGGAGAATATTATGGAAATAGAGAGAAGTACGAGTCTCTGATACGTGCGCTTGGGGAGCGGGTGGTAGTTTTCGACAACTACATTCCGGAGGAGGAGGTACGCCTCTACTTTTCGGCTGCCGACATCGTTGTACAACCCTACAAGTCGGCAACGCAAAGCGGTGTCACTCAGGTGGCTTACCATTTCAATAAGCCAATGATTGTCACCCGTGTCGGGGGTCTGCCCGAGATTGTGCCCGATGGCAAGGTGGGTTATGTGGTCGGATGCGACAGCACAGAAATTGCCGCCGCAATAGAAGATTTTTATGATAATTCTCGCTCAGAAGAGTTTTTAGAACATATCTTGCAGGAGAAAAAGCGATTTGAGTGGAGTGCAATGGTTGAGACTTTTATGGATATATTCCGAAAAATTAACTAACTTTGTCGGTCAAGAGATGATACGCGAACTGAGAATAGAAAATTATGCGATAATAGACTCACTGTCAATAGATTTTGCCGCTCGGCTCAACACCATTACAGGTGAGACCGGGGCGGGTAAATCCATATTGCTCGGTGCGTTGGGGCTGCTTGCGGGGGGGCGGGCGGAATCTGCCGCCTTTGCCGATAACGAAAAAAATTGTGTGATTGAGGGTGTTTTTGAGATTGCGGGCGAAGAGGATTTTTTGAGAGATAATGACATCGAATTAATAGGTAATGAGTTGATTGTAAGACGTGTGATTTCCCCGCAGGGCAGAAGTCGCGCCTTTATAAATGATGAGCCGGTTTCTTTGTCTGTCTTGAAAGAGCTTAGTAGCCGTTTGGTGGACATTCACTCTCAGCACCAAACGCTGCTGCTTAATGACGAGAATTTTCAAATCAATATCATCGACCAGATAACAGGTTATTCAACAGATAATTATAAGATTTTATACAAGAAGTTAAAGGCAACAGGGAAGGAGTTGAAATTACTCAAAGAGCAGGCTACGGCGGGTGAGACGCGTGCCGAATTTCTGCGTTACCAGATTGAGCAAATTGAGGCTGGGGGGGTTAATCCGCTCAAAATAAGCGAACAAGAGGAGCGAATGAGGCTTTTGGAGAATGCGACAGAGATTGCGGCAGCATTGGGTTATACGGTTGGAGCGTTGGATGATGAGGAGCACGGAGTGATTATTGCCATCAAAAATTCACTGCAAGCACTTTCACGAATTCGGAAAAATTTTACCCGTGCCGACCAGTTTTACGAGCGGTTAAACTCGCTCTACTTAGAGGCAAAGGATCTGCTGAGCGAGATTGAGCAGGCGGCAGAGGGTATCGAAATAAACCCTGCGGAATTGGAAACCATACAGGGTCAGTTAGATAGCGTCTACAAACTTTTTCACAGGCACAATGTCGAGACTGCCGAGCAGCTTTTGGACTTTTCGCGAGCTATGCAGGCAGAGTTAGATGGTTTTGAGAATATTGATGAGCGAGTCGAAAAGTTAGAGAAAGAGTTTTTAATAGTTAATAATCAGGCGTTTGCAGAGGCAGAAAGGTTAAATAAAGTGCGGCGTGGCGCGTGCGAAAAAATCGAGAAAGAGGTTGTTGCCGTGCTCTGCGAATTGGGTATAAAGGATGCTCGCTTTGCCATTGAGATTTCCGACACCGAGGAGCTGACCTCCACGGGTAGAAACTCGGTGCGGATGTTGTTCTCAGCCAATGCGGGTAGGGCTTTGCAGGGGATTGAGAGTGTGGCTTCGGGCGGTGAAATGTCGCGCGTGATGTTGGCAATCAAGGGTTTGGTAAGCCGTTCGACGGAGCTTACCACAATAGTTTTCGACGAGATAGACACGGGCGTTTCCGGCGCGGTAGCCCATAAAATGGGCGAGATAATCGAGCGGATGAGTGCGCGGATGCAGGTTTTGAACATCACCCACCTGCCCCAAGTGGCAAGCAAGGGAGAGAATCACTACTTGGTCTACAAGGATGGCAGTGGGACGCACATTCGCAAACTCGGTGTGCAGGAGCGCATAGACCACATCGCAGCAATGCTTAGCGGCTCCACAGTAACGGAGGCGGCACGGGCACAGGCACGACAACTGTTGGGATGGGAGTAGATGGTAGTTTTGGAAAATTTTGATAAGTATAAAAAGGAAAATATGAATCGCTATTTTATTCGTGTGGCAAAAGCCATCGTACAGTACGCTGTGCTGTTTACCGTATTCTTCTCGTTTATGAACGTGATTGGATACAGCAAATCGTCTATTGCGGACGTTGTTACCTCCGAAAGGGGCTATCTGATGTTGATAGTTGTTGGCATCTTCTCGTTTATCTACCCCTTTATGAGCTTTGCGAAGAAGACTCTGCTCTTCGACGCACAAAAACGAGTGGAAGATGTTGAGCGTGTGATGGGTATGTGCGGTTACAAGGCAGAGAGTCGTGAGGGTGGCGTTATGAAATTTCGTGCCTCGACAACCTCGAAAAAGGTACTTCTGATGTGGGAGGATGAAATTACCATTACCACTGTTGATGGTATCTCCGTGATGCAGGGTCCGCGTAAGGAGATTGTAAAGATTTATTTCCGCTTCGGAACGTTCGTTGGATAGACCAGAGAAAAGGTCACTTTCCCACTAAACCATTGCCCGATAAAATGAAAATTAATCGAATACATATCAGAAACTTCAAAGGTTTTGAAGATAGAAGTTTTGATTTTGACCCTACATTCAATGTTGTTGTGGGGAAAAATGCAACGGGTAAATCTACTGTTGTCAATGCGCTTGAGGTAGCTCTTGGGGGATATTTACAGTGTTTAGGCATTCCTGCTACACCACAATATCGCAGGCAATTTCGTGCTGAAGAACGCCTCATAAAGTGGAATCCTAAAGAAAAAGATTACTTTTATAACAAGGAAAACACTTCTATCAGCGCAACAGCAACGTTCGATTTGGGTAACATTCCAAATATGTTTAATCCAATAGAATGGACAAGGGAGCTGTTAAAAAATAACACGACCAGTCATAACAGAAGATTGGTAGGTGATTTGATTGATATTAGCGAGAAAATAAAAGAACATAAAGACTCAATTCCTATGCCTATTGTTTTAGGTTTTGGAACGAAACGGACAAACTCGCAAATAAGAAAAGGCAAGGAAAAACAAGAAAAGAGAAGACGACTCGACAAAGCCTTTTTGGCGGCACTAAACGACAAGGTGGATTACGACGGTGTTATCGAATGGATTCATAATTACGAAAAAAATCTCAAGTATGGAAAAGAGTTTGAAAGAACTAAGGAAGCGGTGTTTAGTGCTATTCACACCGCAATACCATATCTGAAAAATATTGAATACAATAATTATTATTTGCAATTAGAAGC includes these proteins:
- a CDS encoding ATP binding protein, whose product is MPDKMKINRIHIRNFKGFEDRSFDFDPTFNVVVGKNATGKSTVVNALEVALGGYLQCLGIPATPQYRRQFRAEERLIKWNPKEKDYFYNKENTSISATATFDLGNIPNMFNPIEWTRELLKNNTTSHNRRLVGDLIDISEKIKEHKDSIPMPIVLGFGTKRTNSQIRKGKEKQEKRRRLDKAFLAALNDKVDYDGVIEWIHNYEKNLKYGKEFERTKEAVFSAIHTAIPYLKNIEYNNYYLQLEADIEIDGYNYGTTLQSNMSDGLRVMLKMVAEIAYRCAVLNGFLGERAVLETPGVVLIDEIDMHLHPNWQRRVISDLKAAFPKIQFITTTHSPFIIQSLQRNELLILDDSRERVIDFENPYGSGIEDISQVMGVEEVPRSKQFIEYSKTAEAYFNLIEQGVKIIDPGELQALKEKLREYEDRFSDNPVYVALMRAERSRVKL
- a CDS encoding Glycosyl transferase group 1 family protein → MKIIIIGPAHPYRGGIAKFNEVLAENFSRAGNDVLILNFTMQYPSFLFPGKTQYTDTAAPALNIRRVISSVNPFSWLGARRMLRREKPDLVVVRYWMPFFAPALGSIVRGAECPVIALTDNIIPHEKHFYDTPCTKYFLGGVDGVIYMSSEVGRTLEHFNYKGVSAFSPHPLYDTYGESVPREEALEKLNLDPTKRYALFFGFIRDYKGLDLLLEAFNKLNNKDLRLIVAGEYYGNREKYESLIRALGERVVVFDNYIPEEEVRLYFSAADIVVQPYKSATQSGVTQVAYHFNKPMIVTRVGGLPEIVPDGKVGYVVGCDSTEIAAAIEDFYDNSRSEEFLEHILQEKKRFEWSAMVETFMDIFRKIN
- a CDS encoding tRNA dimethylallyltransferase, producing the protein MIATMTNNRRLIVIYGATGVGKTALSIALAQRLAAPIISCDSRQVFREMRIGTAVPCESELAAAEHHFIQDRSVRDGFSAGEFESEALALLDELFKVNENVILAGGSNLYINALLCGFDALPGDEGIRRMLNQKYKAELVDMLQELDPDYHKIVDLNNTARVKRALEVCLASGQKYSQLRTGRAKKRNFSVYKIGVFRTREELYERINRRVDIMVGEGLEEEARSVLPYRALPALQTVGYREFFEFFDGHISREQAIELIKQKTRNYAKRQLTWLRAEKMDYELNLSTDEQINIEEIICHLSQPLHTSHQQQ
- a CDS encoding DNA repair protein RecN: MIRELRIENYAIIDSLSIDFAARLNTITGETGAGKSILLGALGLLAGGRAESAAFADNEKNCVIEGVFEIAGEEDFLRDNDIELIGNELIVRRVISPQGRSRAFINDEPVSLSVLKELSSRLVDIHSQHQTLLLNDENFQINIIDQITGYSTDNYKILYKKLKATGKELKLLKEQATAGETRAEFLRYQIEQIEAGGVNPLKISEQEERMRLLENATEIAAALGYTVGALDDEEHGVIIAIKNSLQALSRIRKNFTRADQFYERLNSLYLEAKDLLSEIEQAAEGIEINPAELETIQGQLDSVYKLFHRHNVETAEQLLDFSRAMQAELDGFENIDERVEKLEKEFLIVNNQAFAEAERLNKVRRGACEKIEKEVVAVLCELGIKDARFAIEISDTEELTSTGRNSVRMLFSANAGRALQGIESVASGGEMSRVMLAIKGLVSRSTELTTIVFDEIDTGVSGAVAHKMGEIIERMSARMQVLNITHLPQVASKGENHYLVYKDGSGTHIRKLGVQERIDHIAAMLSGSTVTEAARAQARQLLGWE